Below is a genomic region from Methanosphaera sp. ISO3-F5.
ATTAATGCGCTAATTTCAAAGATAGTTCCCATAGGGGATAATGTTTGATGTTGCCCACTTATTTGACGACGAATATAGTTTGGTTCATCATCTATTTTGGTTCTTCCCTGAAGTTGTACAATAAGATCTGATTCTTTAGCTAAAGTACTGTCTGTGTATGAGGTGATTGCAATTATTTTTGCACCTATACTTTTTGCAATTCCTGTAGTACTTACTATATAACTTGTTTCACCAGAACCTGATATTGCAATTAAACAATCTTTGTCTGTAATTGCAGGGGTTATTGTTTCTCCTACAATGTATACGTTTAGTCCTAAGTGCATTAATCTCATACCGAAGGCTTTAGCAACTAAACCTGAACGTCCAAGTCCCATAATAAAGACATTGTCAACTTCTGAAATCATGTTGGTCATTTTAGTTATTTCTTCTGAACTAACTGATTTTGTGATTTTTGAAACATTTTCAATTATATCATTTAGTGCATCATCATAAATCATGTTTTTACCTACAATAATTAACTTTTCAATTTAACAGATAATGAATATTTTAATTTTATTATCATTAAATTATATGTAAACATTTATATTTACATTTTACTAATCTAATTTTATAACAAGTATATTTGTTGTGTGGTTGATTTTATGGTTGGTAATAAGAAATTAAATCTTGAAATTAATAATGTTCTTTATGATTATAAATTATTTGATACATTAAAATCCGTAAAATTAAATAAATCTCAACGTAAAGCTGCTAAGGATTTGGGTATATCACATACGGTTTTAAATCGTAGAATTATTAATGCTGAGAAGTTGTTGTCTGAGAAGTTGGTGGTTGTTTCAAATAGTGGTTCTCATTTAACAGCGTTTGCATTGAATTTACTTGATGAATATGAATCTTATGAGCGAAGATTGGTTGATGACAATGTTTGGACGATGGCGGGTGGTTTTGTTTCTTGTGAATTTATTCGAGAATTAGCTAAAGCTTATCATTTGGATGATATAAAAATTATTCAAACTGATTTAGAAACATCATTGGATTTGGCACGTAAGGGTATTGTGGATATTGTTGGTTTTGACGATCCGGTACAAGCATATATTCGGAATTTGGAACCTGTTGCTTTGGGTAGGGATAAGTTGATGTTATTGACTCATGATGGTGATGAGTTTAATGATTTGTCTGATTTAAATGGTTTGAAATTTGTTGAGGTTGAGGGTTCTGCTCAAAGACTTGCCTGGACTACTCTTGCTAACTATGATTTGGATTTTGATATAGTTACTTCTGTTGATTCATTCCATGAAGCTATTTGTATGGTTGAACAAGATTCTACCCTATATACTTTTATAAATAACAGTCTGTCATATACATATCTTAATACAAATGATATATTATCCGAAGATACTCGTCATATAATAAGCGCTTTGAATGTTAAAAATAGTGTTGAAGTAGAAAGTTTCCTTAATTTTGCATCACATAATGCACAAAAATTAACTTCTAAATTTGGTTTCGAACCATTATAAAAAAAAATTTGAAGAAATATTATTCTTCAAGTCTGAACCTTTTAATTGCAAAATCCTTATCTAAAGATAATACAAATGAAGCTGCACGAGGACCCTGTTTTTTACCCAAAATTGTTTTATAAATAGCTTGGAAAGCTTTTTGAGGCTTCATACCCAGAGCTTCAAGAACTTCATACATACGATCATGGAATTCAACATCATTATCAAAAGTTTCATTTTCTAAAACATCAGCCAACTGTCTTAAAAACTCTTTTTGTTCATCATTAATTTCAATACGAGGTAATTTCTTCATAACTTGGAATTTAACAAATTTAGGAGCATAAATCTCTAACCAATTGTTAACATATTCTAACCTTTGTAAAAATGTATTTTTATCCC
It encodes:
- a CDS encoding LysR family transcriptional regulator, giving the protein MVGNKKLNLEINNVLYDYKLFDTLKSVKLNKSQRKAAKDLGISHTVLNRRIINAEKLLSEKLVVVSNSGSHLTAFALNLLDEYESYERRLVDDNVWTMAGGFVSCEFIRELAKAYHLDDIKIIQTDLETSLDLARKGIVDIVGFDDPVQAYIRNLEPVALGRDKLMLLTHDGDEFNDLSDLNGLKFVEVEGSAQRLAWTTLANYDLDFDIVTSVDSFHEAICMVEQDSTLYTFINNSLSYTYLNTNDILSEDTRHIISALNVKNSVEVESFLNFASHNAQKLTSKFGFEPL
- the hxlB gene encoding 6-phospho-3-hexuloisomerase is translated as MIYDDALNDIIENVSKITKSVSSEEITKMTNMISEVDNVFIMGLGRSGLVAKAFGMRLMHLGLNVYIVGETITPAITDKDCLIAISGSGETSYIVSTTGIAKSIGAKIIAITSYTDSTLAKESDLIVQLQGRTKIDDEPNYIRRQISGQHQTLSPMGTIFEISALIFLDSTIAQMMHNLGQTEEDLKARHTVLE